One Populus nigra chromosome 16, ddPopNigr1.1, whole genome shotgun sequence genomic window, TGTGGTTTTAAGCTTAACTATTTTAGTTCAGTTCTAAATTTGAAgcttttgataaaatattgtaGGTGATATTTGAatatatgaattatattattttttaacgtattttttaactaaaagtttttaaacttgaaatttatacaGAGTCATATTATcttgtattattaattatttttaatcaaaaatacatctcaaataaaaatcttttaaatatgatataaactcatgaatttttaatcaacaaagctataatatcatgttaaagaatccaattaacttaaaagtttaaattattaaacacggtctaaaatatgatttattttgttttggtttacatACCAGTGGTTTGAGTCCTTCAATGTGAGAATCACCATGATCAATCACTTCTTCATGAATGTCAATCGCGGGCTGAAGATTTACTGTTTGAGGATATAATGCCTGCTAGAGAAGGCTGGAATGAGAAATATGTAATTGGGAGAAGCAAGCATGGGGACAGTTTTTACAGGACATAATCTGCAAACTCCAGAAAGCATTGGCCTGTCAAGAAGGTGAGTTTGTCTGAGGCTAACTTTAGCCTcgaaatgagaactttgagccTGGACAAGCATCGAAATATCGTAAGAATGGGGGTTGCTGCATTAAAGATGGATATGGGTTCCTTGTAACTGACTTCATGCCTGGAGGAACATTATTTGATGTCCTACACAGACATGAACCGTGCATGGTTTTGGACTGGGACACCCGATATCGCTTTACTTTAGGTATTGCACAAGGCCTTTCTTACCTTCATCATGATCGTGTGCCGCAAATCATTCACAGGGATTTCAAATCAGATAATAATTTTATGGATTCTGAATTGGAACCCGAGGTTGGAGATTTCAGGATGTAAAGAATGCTTCTTGGTTCTGATTCAAGCTCGACAAGGTCTAGAATTGTATGAACTCTTGGCTACATGGCACCAGGTAAGTCACATTCTACCAAGCTAAACTGTTCTTTTGGTCTATTAATCATGACAAATTTATGCAGAAGCTCAAACACTAAATTCCTTTCTTGTATTTCTCCTATTTCCCTATCCAAAATTTCAGAAAATGCATACTCTATCCGGTTGACAGAGAAAGTCGATGTATGCAGTTATGGAGTCTTTCTATTAGAGCTTCTTTTCAGAAAATTGCCACCAGCTTTAAAGAAGGCCTGTATATCGTCTCCTGGACAAGGAAGACATATTacataacttttacaaaaatcTTACATACTAGcaccagacaaaaaaaaattgaatgctCGTGCATTGCCATTCATCCAATACAAATTGCAATCTTGCATCTTCAAGAAAATTTTGTGAACTGATTTGAGTATTACCATGAAGATAGTTAGAAGTCATGATTATTCTTAAACAAGAGGGGAAAATCCGTAAAGAAACCAGCGGCAATATCAGAAAAGCATGTCTGATGTCACAACATCAAAGTACAGCAGAATGCCTCAAGGCTCCTACTCTGCTGCTTGCAGAGGTTGTGAAGCttcattttgtttcaatttttccaAATTAGAGATCCGTCTATCCAGTGACTCATGAACGCTTTCCACCTGTATGAGAAATTAACCACATATGAGTAGCATATCCACGTTTCTCCTAACAAGAACACAGAAAGAACCTTTCATGTCCTGTCTTCAAATGCCAATCCTACCCTTGAGAATAATGCTTCATGTAAAGTCAACAGCAAACATGCAATTAATCCTACCCTTGAAAATTTTTGGGTCGTGTTATTAACACTTCATGAAGTGTTAATGGCATTTCACCTTTAATGAGGGAGTCTCTTGTGCCATTAACACTTGATGGAGTGCTAGTAGCTccgctcaaaaaaaaaaaaattcattggaaAGGAAAAACCATATTCCTGTTGGTTCTTGTACAATATATTCTGAAGGGCAGATGCTAACAGAATTAGCGCTGCAACATTCTTCAGTCAGTTATGCCCTTCCCATGTTGCAATGAGAGCTAAAACACTTTGATGAAACATTAAGGAGGCTATATTCGGTGAATGTATCTGGATCAAGAAAGGTTAACTCAATTCATAtgataaatgaaaagaataatttGCAATGAGATCGAATTCATAGCCTCTAATACCAGTACCAGACTTCTGAGTCATTATTCCCTCCTATATCACTTTTCAACCCTATGTCTACAAttttaaagacaaaaacaaGTTACTTTCTGACTTTCAAATGCATGTTTTGCACGAAAAAATGCATTTGTTGTGACAAATTATGATTTGCTTTCAGTCTGAACGGGCAACATGGAATTCTCATCAAAGAATGCCAGTAATTGTTTAGTTAATGTCAATGGTAAACCATGCATTTAATCCAAATGAACAGAGAAAATCTTTTGGGCGGGGCTATTAACACTCCATTAATTGTTAATGTCACTGCACCTTTACAGAGAAAAGTCTTGCACCATTAACACTTGATAAAGTGCTAATAGATGGACCcaagtttttctttcattcaagaacaaccTGAATGCCTCCATGTTCCAAACTTGGAAATGAAATAAAGAGCATCTTAGCGGGACTTCTTTGGGAGATATTCCTACTGTTTCTTTTACAATATCTTCTGAACAAATGTTAACATAATTAGCATTTGAACATCCTTCAATTAGTAACGCCCTTTTCCGTCGCTAAGGGGGAAGTGCTCTAAGGATGTTATCTGGATCAAGAAAGTTTAACTTAATTCATATGTGAAAAGAAACAAGGATGTGCAATGTGAATTCCAATCAGTAGCCTCAAATAGCAGTACCAGATAACTAAATCATTCTCTACTATTTCTACAGTTTCTCTAAACAAAAGGAACCCAGCGGTTACTTTCTGATTTTCCTATGCATGTTTTGCACAAAAACTGCAATCGTTGTGACAATATTATTGATGCAAATTCTGGAGACCAAAGTAGCAGCACTCTAGTCCAAGGCAAACAAAAGTCCAGAATATTTGACAGCAATCAAGCTAGTTTGTAAAGGAGTATATTTTATGGAGCTACAATTCCAATGGAACACGTGGACAAGAAGGAAGTTACAAACCATAACTGAAGAATAAATGAAGATAATCTTATAATTCCAAGTGGCAGGAAAAGTTAAGTGTAACTATCATTGTTCTTATCTTAGTTGGTTATTATCTAGTAAATAACTGTATtatatatttctatttaatgTGGAATGTATGTCTGAATTGGGGAGATTGTAATGAAGTTCATAGTCTTTGGTGTGATTCCAAAATGAGAGTGATTCTCTTGAGTGGTGTGAGGctacttgttttcttttctttgtaatctTTAAATTTTCTGCAATAAAGTATCagttttctttccctttgtCAATTCTTTCTTCGGTTATCTTTTCTAGTGGAACCAAAATTAGTGAATTTGGTTCTGTGTTGATATCGTTCGGCATTAATTATGATTTGGTTTCTGTCTAAACAGGCTACAtgaaattttcattaaataattcCAGTAAGTAAAGCATCCTATGAAAAGAGTCCATATAACCTTCTATACAAGGATATACTTGAAAATCCAGTAACAAACACATACAAACAAGGCTACACCGCAAAAAAGACCAACAACAAGAGCATGCAGCATCAAACAGTTACCATTAACAAATCAATCTTGAAAATCAACCTCTTCAATACGAGGATATACTTGTATAAAGTTCTCATAACATCTCCCCAACTAGCTTCACTACTTTTATACCATTTTTATTGCCTCTTAGGATCCTCAAACTTCTTTAATACTATAAAAATCCTGATAAGAGAACAATCGATGCAAATGAGCCACGTTCTAATATCACTCTACTAAGCACCCCATCAACATACATTATTCCACAACATACAAAAAATCAACAGCAAgagcaaaaacaataaaaaagagaacaaaataatcaaaacccaCAACTATCATATTCCAATAATGAATAATTGAGCCTCAAGTTACTACCTTTCCCTCAAGTTCCATAAACTATACGATTCCACTTCATgcatcaatcaagaaaaaaaatgaaaaggggacaataaaaaatgaaaacccaTGATTAATATGTTGCAATAAGAGCTAAATGTACCACAAGTTACTGCCTTTCATTACAATGCCAAATGGGTTACATATAGACTGCAAAATTAAGCTTAAAAAGCACagatttctcttcttcttttttcctttttttgagattttgatgATTACCTGTTGAGAGATGGCATCATGGGCAACCTTGAAATCTTTGTAAAGGAGATAGAGTCCTGCAAATGATGCTGTTGCTGCTCCTGCAAAGAATGAAGCCAATCTCACTCTCAATACGTAACCCAtttttctccctcttttttttcccttcgtTTTTCTCTCTTCGATTCTAAAATGGTGTCAGCTGTGAAgcccttttctttgtcctataCGACGACGTATTTTcatttttgggttttattttatttttttcttaatttttgtatttgtatatattatttttgaagaaaCCTCGATTTAGCTCTCTATATTATACATTATCAATTCAGTCCTAAaacttttgatcttttaattctACCCCATTTGTGTTTAGACAATACCACCTCTTCATCCATCTAAGCGAAGcttagccaaaaaaaaacaaaaattgatttctGGCTAAGATCTCCCTTTAAGGCTTATTATAACTTGTTTTAGAGCATTACATGAAAGCAATTGATGAGCATTTAAAGATTTTGGATAAACTTGATAGGGTTAAAAACATTAGgagttaattaataataaagcaATATGTTAGGGACTAAATCCaagtttttctattattattagttgGTTTCAAAGGGTACGGTCATGCATTAATGCACATAAGCTTTAACCATAGTTTTAAACATGGCATTGGAAACAAAGACTGCATTTGCAGCATGTTTGGCTGAAAATGAGGTGAttggaattatatttttgaGATCGTTAGAACAGTGTGTGAAGTGGGAGCTATGAGCTTTTATAGTTTTGCTTTCAGTCCTTGGTTCATCAGCTTCATCTAGCTTTTGTTTGACATTTTCtattcatttcctttttctttagctATTGGAAATGGAACAGAGCATCACTGTTGAATCTCTTTCTTCGCTTACTAATATCTGTCAGATTAGTGTAATTTGAAAAGCTTCTTGCCATTCTCTCTCTTCCCTCGTTGGGAAAGAGCGGGAAATTATGCTAGCTCTTATTCTGCAACTCTGTAGTTCCTCTACACAGGCACTTATATGCACATCTGCTCATGTAAATTTGCCAATGATTCAGGTATCAAGCCCAGTTACAGCAGAACCTGATGTACCTAGCAAGAATTGCTGATGCACAACCACAAGGAACCACAATGCCTTCTCAAGTAATTTGCTGAATAATACCTGAACACTTTATCTTTTTTACTTCGTTTTTCCTGGGTTAAAAAAACATTCGACTTCAGAGAACCAGCTGTTGAATTGGAATGTCtcctgttttaaaaaaatactgtagatgccccagcagcagcagcctgCATTAAAGCAAGAGCAGTACATGTAGCCATCTCGAGTTGCTATGCCTCAACAACCAATGTTCTTCAATCAGAAGCTCCCTTTCCAAATGAATGATCAGCAGGAGCAACAGCTGCCTCCACATCTCCAACAGCAACATTTCCTCGACCGAGTGCCACTGACGGAGATTCTGATGCATGAAACCAGCTGGTGCTCATTGCCTTGAATGTTTATAGTTTAAGGACTTCATGGAGAACTAGTACAACTATACCCATctaacttcattttcttttatgcagGCTGTCTAGTTAATATCTCTTGTGAACATGATTAAGCACCTTTATCTTTTACTTTCATGATGCTTGGAGGTTTTCAGGTAAATCTGCAGAGGTGAAACCCAAaatgcttatttattttattttattttatttcgcATTGAATGGAAAGCTTCCAGTGAAAGGCAGCTTCATACAAGTTAGAACATGCAGACATTGTTTGGTCCAAAACGGTGCCATCACAAATCAAGCAAATGCAGCAGTCACTGCCAATTCTTGTCATAGGCTGTGATTCAAAAGGTGCTAATATTacataaaataagaatttttaaatCCCATTCAAACAATGTCAAGCTTCAGAGAAACAATCAGTATGACCATGGCCACTCTGGTGCATATTGTTTAATTGGAACTTGGATGATATCCATATAATTGCAGACTGAAAATTGGGTTTCCCTTCGATGGTGAAGACAAAGGACAGTTTGTGTGGAGATGAACtttgatcaattatttttactcTTCATGTGTTTTAAGATGGGGATGTGCAATTGTAGACTACTTCACAGCAATTGTCAGTCCTCGATAACTTACATCAATTCCAGATACTCGGGTGTACTTGACAAGGAGACTGTGAAGATTTAGGTTgcaaactatatatttatagtGGTAAGatacaaacaattttgaacaaTTTCACggtatatatttcttaattttaaagttaGTATTCGagagaatttattttcttgaatatacTGGAAAGATATATCAAATATACCAAAAAGATACAAGTATATATCCTTAAAATCATTTGTaaacaatattaatatcaaatgataccctttatatatatataaagcataaCCTATGTCGAGCCTCAGTAtcaaaaaggaataaaaattactataatatatattcggaattagaaggaaaaaaatgttcCACTcgtaaaattagaaaatatatgcttttataggaaaatatatttgttataattttaaaattaaattaaattatacccTTCGTGTGTGATTGCCACTTATTTTTGGATTGAGGGGGTACCAGACAGCCACTACTGTACATTATCGATTACAATCAAGAGATCAAAGTAGCTCTCACACACAAAGGGTATATCTGAACAATGCATGAACAGCACTGACAATAACATTCagcatcaaaagttttttttttttttttgaagcatTCATTTGCTGCTGAAATAATGCCTTGATTAAAAATCTTGCCaagcaaagaaattaaaaagggaACTAAGAGGTGCAAGGATGACCAACTTGGAAAAAATTCACAAAGACAAGGGACTGACAAAGGAAGTATAGGCTATCAAATGCACAGATGCAATTGTGTGCATGAATATCAAAGCAGAAAGTTGAATGTGTAATCTTTGGTATCATAAACACACATAAAAGAGAAAGCAGTTTTTCCAAAAGCATAAGATTAgaaaggatttttaaaaaaaatcagccaAGTCCATGGTGGATTCTATAAGAAGCAAAAGATGGCTGGCAGTTACAGCAAGAGCACCATTCTACTGCAGATCACTCCCATATATGCCCGATCTGCACACCAATTAACTCCATAAGTTCATTTATACATTGATCACTGCCTcctgcaaaaacaaattaaaattgattactAATCAATGGCAAATCACacaaatcaaagacaagaaaccATGGTCAACTAAACCAAGAACTGGCATAAAATGCAAATGCtcctctaaaaaaatcattattattaccaTACTATCTTCTAGAAGTTAATGCAGCCCCGGTTGTCCTGAAAACATTCagtcaaataaaactaaatgagCCCTTAACCACTGGTGCAGATTAACACATTATCCAACATATATAGCAAAGTCTGCAATATTTAGTAGGATTTAAACCATACCTGCTCTGCTGTTTTCCAGAATAAATTGAGTTAGTTGTCCCATGAATTGAGCCCTTGCTTTGAGTACTGCTTCCGCCTGATCTATCAAAATCTTGCCTATTCAGCTCATGAGAATCTTTCGAAATGCTCAGAATTTTAACATTGGAGATGCCTTTAGCAACCCCAAAATTAACACCATTTGAAGATTTGGATTCAATTGACGGAGCCTTCTTAAGTCGATGAGATTGTGCCATGGGAGTAACTGCCACAGAAGGCAAAAATGACGAGTAAGGAgatgctgctgctgcagcagcagcagcaactttAGCAACAGCTGCTGTAGCAGCTATCATTTCTTGAGCTCCTTCCCGAAGCTGGATATAGTCACCCTCAATCAAAAACAACTGAAATCACAACTTAAAGTCTCAGATATAGTGATACAGTCTATGCATGCAAATATGTAAATTAGGATCCCAAAAACTCACTTCTGGGTGACCACCCACAAAGTCATCTAGCTTTCCATATTTTCTCTTGTAATCGTGCCAATGCAAAGGAGAAAGCATCTTGCCAAGTCTATTTGGTAGCTGTTATTGACACAATGATAATTATCATTGCTTCTTAATGGTTTTACAATGTACTAAgatgagaagaaaataattttttacactACTGACCGTTGAATTGATCCGAATTCTACCACCAGCTGGAATAGTGCGAACTATGCAAGCCAAGAGAGATCGTTCGTCAAGGAGAGGAGTGTCTGAAGTTTTTCCTCCGGTGACCACATTTGTCTGGTCAGATGAGATAAATGCTTTAGATGATACAGCACCAGTGCCATTGTTGATTGTGGTTTCACTGACATTAACTGAATGCACAGATGTTTCAGAGAGTGATGCACTGGCAGCAGAACTAGCCTGCTCTTCTGTCAAAGCTTGGTCCTCTAGCCCCTGGTTATTGAAGTTCAAAACATTTTGATCCTACACCAGTTCAAATTTAACTGATTTTAGTCCCTGCCCTAATTGCCAGCTGCTTCTAATGGAGTTAAAAAGAAGTTAACCAATGGCACCAGAAAAGCAGAGGAACATTGAGCAAAAATAAGCACAGACCTTCATTTCAATAGTCTGTTCAAGAGTATTCAATCTCAAGGCATCACTAAATTGGGAAGAAATCTCTTGCAGGCTCTGCTCAGGTTGAGGAGTGACCAGGTAACTTCTATCAATCGACTCCAGAACCTGCAGGAGGTTAATTTTTTTGCGAATCCAGTCAATAACCATCATGAAACATGTTCATTACCACGGGTGGTGCAACAGCTTAAAATGCATAACCTGTGATTCCCCTGTGGATGATAAGATTACAGGATCAGGCTCTGCTCCTTGACTGATATGAACATCTAGATAGTCTGGATGGAAGTTGTGGCCGTTAACAGGCCTTTCATAGTCATACTTTACATCTGACCTCATAGGATCATGATCAGTTTGAGATGATGCAAGTTGATTCTGCGTAGATAATTGTGCACTCTCTGTTACAGCCTGaagaagatttaaaaaaaaaacaaaaagaatacaAATTGTTATCATGGACAGCTAGGTTAgaaactatgttttttattaataccaGATAGAAATAAGCACGCTTCATATTTACAACGATATGCAACTACAATGAGGACAGAAGAAGTTTACATTTTGATAGTTACCTGTTGATTCTGCCACTGTGGGAGAGATGACACTGCTGGTATTGAGTGAAAATGCCCAGCATGAGATTGGGGAGCATGTGATGTCATAGAATGGTGAATCCCCTGTTGATGCAGAATGAACGGGTGGAGTGCAGCCACCTGCCCAGGTGGAAGGTAGGTTGGAATCCCGAGTAAGGACGTTGGAGCCATTGGAACACCAGCAGCATGGCTGGTCTATTGATCAACAGAACAGAATATTGAAAGTCATGGATACAGGATTTGAACAGTTAATTTTCCTTCCTACTAAAAAGTATGTTTCAATCACGTACTGCATTacagaaaaaaattagttttctaGGGACAAACACTTGGAAACCCCTACAAAATATTATATCTGTATGGCCCATGGGTTTTATTTTGTCCTGTCAATTTGTAATTAATAATCTCATCATACTAGATCTTTTTTATGGTATGAATCCTTTTGATTGCTCTTATCACAATAGGAATGACCTCGGATCTCAATTCCAGGGGTATAGTATGGAACCAGCTACCTGAAAGGGATGAAAGACTCAAAACTAAGCTAGAATAATGGAGGCCAGAGTGTGAGGGGAACAGGGAATATGATGTCACAAAATGTGGCATATACTGAATTGCAGCTGACCAGCAATGCCGTAGAATAGAAGAGATGTCGTATTTACAGTTCGCATTGATAACTTGGAAAAGAACAGGATGGTATATATTAAGATTaatgggagaaaaaaaaaacatagtgacAAGGAATCCTACCTGATTTGGTACATTTACAGTTGACGCAAAAGACAGGGCATTATCTGCATTCCCATTTTGCAATGCTCCATTATTAGCATTGGAGGCAGTAGTTCCATTTACATCTAGTTGCCTTCCATTGTTCTGGCTAAAGCTTGACACATCCTTTGGGTTTGATTGAGATAGGTGTGACTCATCTGTGTAAGATCCACTCCTTCCTCTGGCATCAGCTAGCTCCAACTGAAGTTGTTGTATGGTATGCATATGAATTCTCTCCATCTCTGCAAACTGATATCAGTAACCAGGAGAGAGGGACAAAATAGTCAATCCAAGATCTTAACCTAGGTGGATGGTATAATGTTCTGTGATGGtagtaaacaaacaaaaacaggCCACGGAATGAAAgctataataaaatttcaatattgtAATGTAGAAATTGGTTACTCAGTtgaataaatacaagaaaatatcaTACAGACAGAGATACAGGTGTACAAATGCATACAAGCAAACACAAGCGCTCGCATGCACACACCTCAAGCCCAAGTAATataaaccaaggaccaaaaagAAGTGCAATGGATGAAAAAAGCAAGTGACCTGTCTTTGACAACCAAGCCAAAGCTGATTGTACTGTTCTGTGCGTTCTCTCAATTCAGCTTGTAAGGAATGGTTGGCATTAGATTGCAAGGCATCCATCTCCTGAACACGTGCAATCCAAACTTTCAATTGTTCATCCTTCAAATAAATGGTCTCCTGATCAGCCCTATGCTGAAAGATAAAGATCAATATTAGACTCCCTACAAAACACATGTTTTACAAATTCTTTTTCCCTCCTGCTTTTATGTGCTAACATGACAATGTTACTTTTTGTTTTACAAAttcttgtttgacaatcttATAATGAAAACTTTCATTTTCAATAAACAACAC contains:
- the LOC133675870 gene encoding uncharacterized protein LOC133675870 isoform X1 codes for the protein MEATAGVAAASRGGSLSRKEWRAVTEQQHRNGGGGDENLEQSKLGQSDERTIYEVQHGRGPADVDFCSITVDEGLDDDILQQRIHSITRQREELQQLETELRAQLIARSEIMEMQNRFHAQIQEHENAAAKLQEQLHERGQTIHDLDRRMEEKDRELHAIKLDNEAAWAKEDLLREQNKELATFRRERDHSEAERAQHIQQLRDLQEHIQDKERQILELQEQHRADQETIYLKDEQLKVWIARVQEMDALQSNANHSLQAELRERTEQYNQLWLGCQRQFAEMERIHMHTIQQLQLELADARGRSGSYTDESHLSQSNPKDVSSFSQNNGRQLDVNGTTASNANNGALQNGNADNALSFASTVNVPNQTSHAAGVPMAPTSLLGIPTYLPPGQVAALHPFILHQQGIHHSMTSHAPQSHAGHFHSIPAVSSLPQWQNQQAVTESAQLSTQNQLASSQTDHDPMRSDVKYDYERPVNGHNFHPDYLDVHISQGAEPDPVILSSTGESQVLESIDRSYLVTPQPEQSLQEISSQFSDALRLNTLEQTIEMKDQNVLNFNNQGLEDQALTEEQASSAASASLSETSVHSVNVSETTINNGTGAVSSKAFISSDQTNVVTGGKTSDTPLLDERSLLACIVRTIPAGGRIRINSTLPNRLGKMLSPLHWHDYKRKYGKLDDFVGGHPELFLIEGDYIQLREGAQEMIAATAAVAKVAAAAAAAASPYSSFLPSVAVTPMAQSHRLKKAPSIESKSSNGVNFGVAKGISNVKILSISKDSHELNRQDFDRSGGSSTQSKGSIHGTTNSIYSGKQQSRTTGAALTSRR
- the LOC133675529 gene encoding uncharacterized protein LOC133675529 — its product is MGYVLRVRLASFFAGAATASFAGLYLLYKDFKVAHDAISQQVESVHESLDRRISNLEKLKQNEASQPLQAAE
- the LOC133675870 gene encoding uncharacterized protein LOC133675870 isoform X2, coding for MEATAGVAAASRGGSLSRKEWRAVTEQQHRNGGGGDENLEQSKLGQSDERTIYEHGRGPADVDFCSITVDEGLDDDILQQRIHSITRQREELQQLETELRAQLIARSEIMEMQNRFHAQIQEHENAAAKLQEQLHERGQTIHDLDRRMEEKDRELHAIKLDNEAAWAKEDLLREQNKELATFRRERDHSEAERAQHIQQLRDLQEHIQDKERQILELQEQHRADQETIYLKDEQLKVWIARVQEMDALQSNANHSLQAELRERTEQYNQLWLGCQRQFAEMERIHMHTIQQLQLELADARGRSGSYTDESHLSQSNPKDVSSFSQNNGRQLDVNGTTASNANNGALQNGNADNALSFASTVNVPNQTSHAAGVPMAPTSLLGIPTYLPPGQVAALHPFILHQQGIHHSMTSHAPQSHAGHFHSIPAVSSLPQWQNQQAVTESAQLSTQNQLASSQTDHDPMRSDVKYDYERPVNGHNFHPDYLDVHISQGAEPDPVILSSTGESQVLESIDRSYLVTPQPEQSLQEISSQFSDALRLNTLEQTIEMKDQNVLNFNNQGLEDQALTEEQASSAASASLSETSVHSVNVSETTINNGTGAVSSKAFISSDQTNVVTGGKTSDTPLLDERSLLACIVRTIPAGGRIRINSTLPNRLGKMLSPLHWHDYKRKYGKLDDFVGGHPELFLIEGDYIQLREGAQEMIAATAAVAKVAAAAAAAASPYSSFLPSVAVTPMAQSHRLKKAPSIESKSSNGVNFGVAKGISNVKILSISKDSHELNRQDFDRSGGSSTQSKGSIHGTTNSIYSGKQQSRTTGAALTSRR